ACGTCTGGGTACGTCCCCTGCGTGTCGAACTCTGCGCGTCGAAACTGATCCGGCCCGCCCCAGCACTGTCGGCAGCGGCAGGCCCCGCGAAGCTCAGTCGAAGAACCCGGGTACGTCCAATGCACCTCCCGCTGCCTCGAACTCCTCGTGCACTGCCGCTCGCAGGTCCGCGTCCGCCAGATAGTCCGCGACCGTCAGCGCCAGCCCCAGCGCGCCGTCCACGACCGCCTTGTCCCCGGCGGGGGAACCGGCAGCCGCAGCGAATTCCTTGGTGTGCAAGGCGACCGTCGGCTCCGAGATGGCGATCATCGGGTGCAGAGCGGGCATCCGGTACGACAGGTTGCCCAGATCCGTCGATCCGGTCAGGAATTCCGGCACGATGCCCGGCGGCAACGGGGTACGGCCGGTGCCCGCCTGATTGACAGTCCATCGGCCGGCGAGCGTGGTGTTGAACCGGATCGGCAGGTACGCCGGCTGCCGATCCCAGTGCAGCTCCACTCCGCAGCCGGTCATTTCGGCTGCGCCGTGGGCGATCGCGGTCATCCGGCGAGCGAGGTCCCGCAGCGTCTCCGGATCCGCCGAACGCAGATAGAACAACAACGCCGCCCGTGCGGGGATGACGTTCGGCCGCGCGCCACCGTCGGTGAACACACCATGGACCCGGTCGGTCGACGGCAACTGCTGGCGGAGGGCGGAGACACCCTGGTAAGCGGCCACCGCGGCGTCGAGTGCGTTGCGGCCCATGAAAGGCTGCGCGGACGCGTGCGCGCCGACCCCGTGAAAGACCATCTCGAGCTGACGGCGCCCGAGGAACGGGTGCAAAGCGATGTCATGGCTGAACGGATGCAGCATGATCACTGCGTCGACGTCGTCGAAAACGCCTGCTCTGGCGAGGGTTTCCTTGCCACCACCGCCTTCCTCCGCCGGCGTGCCGATGAGCGAGACCCGTCCGCCGAGCTGCTCGGCGACTGCTGCCGCGCCGAGGAACCCGCCCGCGCCGGCCGTGCAGATGACGTTGTGCCCGCAGCCGTGGCCCAGGTCGGGCAAGGCGTCATACTCGGACAGGACGGCGATGTGCGGGCCTTCCTGACCGCTGCTCCCGGTGCGCATGGCGGTGTCCAGACCGCCGAGCCCGACTGTCACCTCGTGGCCGTGCGCTCGTAGCAACTCCGCCAACGCCCGCACAGAACGATGTTCGGCGAACCCCTCTTCCGGATGCGCGTGCAGATCCTGACTGAGTGCGACCAGTTCGGCTGCCCGCGCGTGCACTTCCCGTTCCACGGCAGCACGGACTTCCACCGGCGCTCCGGCGTGGCCGGAGCCGAGAGGTTCGGCGGCGGCCACGGCGTCGGCGGTGGCTTCGATCAGGGCGCGGAGGTGGCTGTCGTCGGGCGGGACGGGTGCGGCGTGGGTCATGCGGCGAATGCTAACCCCGGGGTCCGACAAAAACCGATCGCTCCCCGTCCGCCAGACCTCCGGACACGAGCTGAGCCAGTCCGAAGTACCGCTCCCACACGTCTTGGAACCCTCGTGCACGCGGGCCCGGCCGCGATCTCCCCGCGGTCGAACATCCGCTGCCCGCTGACGATTCCTCCTGCTGTGTCAACGAATCGGGCAGGCTGCCAGTCTTGACGCGCCTTGGTGAGCAGTACGATTCGGCCGCCCGGGCGAAGGAGTCGAGGGCACGTTCGGGCTCGGCGAATACGTGCAGTGCGGCGAAGCAGCAGACTGCATCCACAGTGGACGATTCGAGAGGTGGCTGGACCGCATCGGCGCGAAGGTAGGCGACGGTGGGTGGATAGGGTTCGTCGAGTGCGCGCGAAAGCATGCCGACGGTGCCATCGAGACCGATAGCGAGCCCATCTGGACCCACCGCGTCACCGAAGGCGTGCGTGAAACGGCCTGTGCCACACGCGACATCCAAGACCACCGCGCCAGGCTGCAATCCGAGCAGTTCGGTGGCCAGCCGCACTTCCTCGTCCATGCTGCCGGTAACGCCTTTGACCACTCGGCCGGCCAGTTGCCGTCAATAGCGCTCGTAAACTCGGGGAAGCAGGGCTGTGCCCATGAGCCGCTGGGCGAGTCCGGTGGACAGACCTGCTTGGGGTGCTTCGCCGAGGACGTCCACGAATCCGTCAGCGGCTCCGGCTGGCTTGCGCACCAGGGCGGCGAGTTGCTCCTGGGCGCTCGGAAGGTGGGGCACGGCGGTCCTCTCCTTCGAATGCCGGCAGTATGCCGCCCACTCAGATAGCTCGTTCAGGTGAAAACAGCGCCGATCAGGCGTTCGACGGCCCTGTTGGCCGATCTTTTGTCTAACGTCATAGGCGCGGTCCCCGACTCGCGGAGGCCAGCAAGGAGGACGACAGATGAGTGCCCCGATCCTGCTGCCGATCGACCTGCCGATCGGCGAGATCGCCGTGCACGGTGCCTTCGATCCGGCTGCCGCGGCCCGCCAGTGCCCTGGCTCCGGTCCGGACGCGATCCGCCTGGCCTTCCCGGTGGACGGGCTCTGGCTGCACACCGGTGCCGCGGTTCGGCGGAGATCGCCGTGCACGGTGGAGGCCGAGGTCATCGCGCCGGTGGAGGTGGCCGCTCGCGTCGTCGGACAGGTGAGCCGGATTTTGTCCCTGGACGCAGACGGGTCGGGTTTTCCGGAGGTGGCGGTACGGGATCCGGTGGTGTGGCGGCTGATGGCCCGCCATCCCGGAGTGCGTCCAGTGCTGTCCTCGTCACCCTACGAGGCAGCCTGCTGGGCGGTCCTCACCGAGGGTATGCGGGCTGCGCAGGCAAAGCGGTTCCGGGCGCGGCTCGTCGAGCGGCATGGCCGGATCGTCGAGCACGAGGATTTCCGCTTGGCCTCCTTTCCTTCGCCGGCCGTGCTGGCCTGTCTGTCGGACGAACCTGGGCTGGGGTGGTTGCGGCTCGCGCGGCTGCGTGCGGTGGCGCGGGCGGCGAGCGAGGGACTCCTCGACGCCGAGCACCTCCGTGCGATGCCCATTGCCGACGCTCTGGCGGAGCTCTGCTCCATACCCGGTATCGGCGCGTTCGCCGCTGAACAGATCCTGCAGCGCGGAGCCGGGCACCCGGATCTGTTCCCTCGCGCGGACACCGATCTCCACCAGGCGATGCGGGAGCAGTACCGGTTGCCGGCCGGCACCTCGGTCCCGGAACTCGAGCAGCTGGCCGGCGAATGGCGGCCGTACCGGTCGTGGGTGGCCTACCTCCTCCGGCTCCACCGGGGCCGGCCAGTGCAGGAAGGAAGGTCGGAGCGGACGAAATCGGCTGACACAGGCACCTTTGCGGAGGAGGGAGCCGCCATGAACTGAGGCCCGCCTATACCGAACAGCCGCGGATGACCCGCGCCTGGGCGCTCACATGGGCCAGATGCGATCTGTGGTGAGGTGTCGGCGTGATTGCCGCCTTCGTTGCTTCGTCGGTTCTCGGTGCTCGCCCAGCTGCCGGAGATCTGTCCGGTGCCGCTGCGGCGGCGGGTACCGGAACGGTCGGTGCAGCGCTGGATCAGGCGAACACGCCAAGCGTGATCACCTTGGTGACCGGTGTGGTTGCGTTGCTCATTGTGTTCGTCGGCGGGACGCCGTGGCGATTCGCGCGCAACGTGGTCACGTTGGTCCACGAGGCGGGTCACGCGCTCGCCGCGGTTCTGGTGGGCCGGCGAGTGCAGTCGATCCGGTTGCACTCGGACACCTCCGGGGTGACCGTCTCGCGTGGCCGGCCCGAGGGACCGGGCATGGCGTTCACCGCGATGGCCGGGTACGTCGCGCCCTCGGTGCTGGGTCTGTTGTTCGCGACCTTGGTGGGCGCGGACCTGGTCACTGCGGTGCTTGTGCTGGTCGCCCTGTTGCTACTGGGCGTGCTGATCATGGTGCGCAACGCGCATGGCGTGTTCACGGTGGTCGCGAGCGCGGTCGTGCTGGGGCTGGTGGCGTTGGTCGCTCCGACGGTGGTCCAGGCGCCGTTCGTGTACCTGCTGACCTGGTTCCTGCTGTTCGGCGGGGTCCGGCCGATTGTCGAGCTGCAGGTGAAGCGGCGGCTCGGCCAGGCCCGTGACTCCGACGCCGATCAGCTGGGCCGGCTCACCGGCGTGCCCGCGGTGCTGTGGGTACTGGTGTTCGGGGTGCTGACCCTCAGCTGCGTTGTCTCAGGTGGGCTGTGGTTGCTGCAACCGCTGGCTGATTGAGGGCGTTCGCGTTGCCGGCTGGCTACTGACTGAGGTGAGTCAGCGCTGTCGACCTTGGCGGGCTGGGTGCGCCTGTGCTGTGTGCCGGCAGGCTAAGGCGCTCGGGCTGTTTGCGGCCTGCGTGGGGTCTGGACGCTCCCTCGTTGACATCCTGCGTTGGTCTTGGGTGCTCGGGTTCTTGGCAGCCTGCGTTGGTTCTGGACTCTGGCTGTGGTGCTTGCCTCGGCTGCCAGTACTTGCGCTTGTGGACGTTCACGATGCGGACCGCTGGCGGCTTTGTGTCGGCCTGCGCAGCGGCTTTGGCGCGGGGACGGCTGCGGCGGTGCGATATGCGGGCAGACGGGCGTGCGCGTGGGTTGGGGTTGTCGGCCTTGTGCTCGCGGCGGGTCGGGTGTGGTTGCCGCGCCTGGCGGTGGTGAGGAGGCCACTCGCGGGTAGGCGAGTGACCTCGTGGGTGTGGCCTGCGTCCCGGGGGATGAGCCCGTCGTCTTCCGATGTGGGCCGATACGGCAGACTGGGTATCTGCCTGACCTGCGGAGGGAGCAAGACGATGGACGAGGTCGCGAAGGCCGTCGAGGAGTGTGCTCGGGCGGCGAAGGCGGCTGCGCTGTCGTTGGCGGCGGCCGGCGACGAGGCGGTGGACGCGGCGCTGCTGGGCATGGCCGAGCGGCTGGTCGCGCACCGCGACGTGGTGCTCGACGCCAACCGGGCCGATGTCGCCAAGGCCGAGGCGGACGGGATGAGCGCCGGGTTGCTCGACCGGCTCGCCATCACGCCGGAGCGGCTCGACGGGATGGCCGGGCAGCTCCGGCTGCTGGCCGGGGCGCCGCACCAGGAGCGGTCCGTCGACGTGTCCACATTGGACGGTGGGCTGAAGCTGGTGGAACGGCGCCGTCCGGTCGGGGTGATCGGGGCCAACTACGAGGCGCGGCCGAACGTGACCGTCGACGTCGCCTCGCAGCTGGTGAAGTCGCGTAACGGCGGCGTGTTGCGTACGGGCTCGGCGGCGCTCGGGTCCGCGCAGCGGCTGCGGGACGTGGTGATCGCACCGGCGCTCGAAGCGGCGGGGATCGATCCGGACGTGGTGCAGCTCGTGCCGCGGGTCGAGCGGGCGGCGGCGTCGGCGCTGGTGCGGCTGCCGGGGCTGGTGCCGTTGGTGATCCTGCGCGGTAGCGGTGACAGCACTCGCGCCCTCGCGACCGAGGCTGCGGTACACGGCGTGCGGACGCTCGCGCACGCGGACGGCGGAGGTGTGCTGTACATCGACGCCGCGGCCGACGCCGGTAAGGCGCGTGACCTCGTGTACGCGAGCCTCGATCGGCTCGGTGTCTGCAACCGGCTCAACCTGCTGCTGATCCACGAGGGAGTGCACGATGCGGTGTGGCCGCTGATCGAAACGGCGCTGGCCGAACGTCGGGTCACCCCGTCGCTTGCTCCGCACGAGCACCCGATCGGCTACGAGTGGGCGCTCGATTCTGAGCGAGAAGCGACCGTCACGGTGGAAAAGGTGGGTGATCTCACCGACGCCGTCGAAATCGCGAACGAGCGAACGTCCGGCCTCGCGGCGGGGATCGCCACCGAGGATCCGGACGCGGCCACTGCGTTCTTCGACGGCTACACCGGCACCGGCGTGTTCTGGAACGCGCCGACCCGGCTGCTCGACGGGTTCAAGCTGCTCGCCGTCCCGGAGACGGGGATCAACCTGGACCGGGTTCCGGGACCACGAGGGCCGGTGACCTACACCGACCTGTACGTCCGCCAATACGCCGTGTTGCCGGCGTGACCTGATCCGGGGGACCGCATGCACTCCATCGAGCGGGCACGATGACCGGGCGGCCGCACGTCCTGCTGTCCGCGGCGCAGTCCCTCGACGGCTATCTCGACGACGCGAGCGACACCCGGCTCCTGCTGTCCAATGAGGACGATTTCGCCGAGGTGGACCGGTTGCGCGCCGAAGCCGACGCGATCCTCGTCGGTGCGGGCACGGTGCGTGCGGACAATCCCCGGCTACTCGTGCGTTCTGCCGAGTTGCGGCAGGAGCGTCTCGCGGCGGGCAAACCGGAGCAGCCGATCAAGGTGACCATCACCGCCGGCGGAGAACTGGACCCGGCCGCCCACTTCTTCACAACCGGTGACGCGCCGAAGCTGGTCTATGCGCCGCCGGGGGTCGCTGATGGGCTGGCTGGGGTGGCGACCGTGGTAACTATCCCACCGTCCGAAGGTGTGGAGGTCGGCGCTGGGGCTGACGCAACCACCGGTGGGGCGCGGCCGGTTGAGGAAGGGCTTGTCGGGGCGGGAGGGAGCGGTGCGGCACGGTGGCTGGGGGACGTGCTTGACGATCTCGCCGCGCGGGGCGTCCGGAAGTTGCTGGTCGAGGGGGGTGGGGCGGTGCACACTCGGTTCCTCGACGAGGGGTTGGCCGATGAGGTGCGGCTTGCGGTTGCGCCGCTGATCGTCGGGGATCCGCGGGCGCCTCGGTTCTTGGCTGGTGGGGCGTTTCCGCGGCCGTTGGAGCTGACCGGGGTACGGCGGCTGGGTGACGTGGCGGTGTTGCATTATCGGGCGGCGGACGAACCGTCGGCGCTTGACGTGCGGCGGCTGCGGGAGGCCATCGAGCTTGCCGACCGGTGTCCGCCGAGCGCGACGTTTCGGGTGGGGGCGGTGATTGGGCTGCCGGATGGCACGGTGCTCGCGACCGGGCATTCGGGCGAAGGCGACCCGCGCAATCACGCCGAGGAGGCCGCGCTTTCGAAGGTGGCGCCGGACGATCCGCGGTTGGCTGAGGCGACCATGTACAGCTCGCTTGAGCCGTGCAGTGCGCGCGCGTCGCATCCGAAGAGCTGTACGCAGTTGATTCTGGAGAGTCCGATTCCCCGGGTGGTCATGGCGTGGCGGGAGCCGTCGCTGTTCGTTGACTGCGAAGGGGTGGAGTGGCTCACGGCGGCTGGACGGCGGGTGATCGAGGTTCCGGCGCTGGCTGCCGACGTACGCCGGGTCAATACCCACCTGCCGGGCGTACGCCCCTGACGGTTTTGGTGCCGGGCAAGGGTTTGTGCCGTGCCAGCCGTGCCCGCCGCGCCAGGTGCGGCGGGCACGGTCGCGGGGTCAGCAGGTGCCGCTGTCAGTCCAGACTCCGTACGCGCCGGTGGCGCCGGGTTCTTCGCCCTGCGTCCACCACTTGGCGGTCCACTTGTGTCCATTGTGCTTGACCGTGCTGCCGCCCGTGTATACCTGAGGCTTCTGCCATTCCGTTGCGTTGCAGGTGCCCGGCGGGTCGGCGGGTGGGTTCGTTTGCGGCGGCGTGGCGCCGGCGAACCTGGTGGTGAATTTTGTGAAGTCCCAGTCGTTCTGCTGGACGTTCGAGCACACACCGTTGTCCGTCGTGCCGGCGCAGGGACGGTCGCGGTTCACCGACCAGAAAGTGAATCGGCCGAGGTGGTGTGTCGTCGCGTAATCGTAGACGGTCTGGAAATCCGAGACGGTGAAGATTTCCGAAGCGTCGGACTTTCCGTTCATCCCGGAAAAGCCTTCGTGTGCATACGCGGTCGCGCTGTCCCAGCCGAGGTGGCTTTGGAGCAGCCCGTGGAACGCTTCCAATGCCGAAACCTGGGATGACGCGCCGTTGAACCCTCCGTCGAACGGCATGATGGAGAAGTTCGCCGGGGTGAAACCAATCGATTTCGCCTGATCCAGCAGCTGCGTGCCGAACCAGCCGGTGCCCGCGGACGTGCCGGGCATGGTCACCGAAACGAACAATCCGGGGTTGTCCGTTTGCAGTTTCTTGGCCGCACCCAATTCGTTGGCGATGGCCGCGGTGTTCTCGTATTCTGGTTCTTCCAGATCGAAGTCGATGGCTTTGAGCTGGTATTTCGTGACGACCTGCTGGTATGCGGCGGCGGTCGCGTCCACCGTGCCACAGGTCTGGCCGAGCTTCGTACCGGTGTAACCGCCGACGGAAACGGACACGTCGCCACCGTTGCCGCGGATCTTGCCGATCGCGCCGGCGACCGCGGCGTCGTCCGGCAATGCCGTGGTGCCGCTCCAGGTCGGTGTGCAGCCACCGCTGTCGGGGGCGAGGATGAAGGCGAGCTGGAAGGCCTTCTGCCCAGTCGCGTTCATCACGGTCACCGGGTCGGGCGGGTTGTTGTTCTGCGGCATCAGGTACGGCGCGGACGCGTACCAATTGCTGCTGAGTGACGGTGTTTCCGGCTGCGCTTGAGCCGTCGCGGTCAGTGCACCGGCTGTGCCGAGCACGGTGATGGCGGCGACAAGAGGGGCGGCCAGTCTGCTTCGTTGCATCTGTCCTCCGTCGGTCGAGCGGACGAGTGCGGTAAGCATTGGACTAGACCATTGCCAAGTCAAGGCGCCGGGTGGCGGGAACTGGCGGCGGGTGGGGTGTTCGGGGGTTATGCCGGAATCCGGAGGGGTCACTTCACCCTTGCGGCGCAACGGTTTCCGGGCATTCGGGGGAGGACCGCCGGAGGGTGGTGGTCCGGTGTGTAGTCGGGAGTGTCGCCGGGGAGAGGCTGGGTGGCCGATGTGGCGCCGGGATTGGCTGGGCTGGGCTGGAGGGGAAAGGGGACTGGCCGGATGGGGACTTGTCTGCCGTGACCCGGGCCGCCGCAGCCCTTCGTCGGGACGGGCCAGCGTTTGCTGGGAGGCTTCTGCCTGGGCGGCCCATGGCCGTTGCTGTGACCCGGGCCGCCGCAGCCCTTCGTCGGGACGGGCCAGCGTTTGCTGGGAGGCTTCTGCCTGGGCGGCCCATGGCCGTTGCTGTGACCCGGGCCGCCGCAGCCCTTCGTCGGGACGGGCCGGCCTTTACTGGGAGGCTTCTGCCTGGGCGGCCCATGGCCGTTGCTGTGACCGGCGGCCACAGCCCTCTGCCAGGACAGCCCACAGCCCCCAAAGACGCCAGCCCGGCAAGCCCGCCAGGCCAGAGGGAACCCCCGGCGGGACCGGAACCTCAGTCGTTCTCCAGATCGCCTTCCAAGGTCAGGTATACCTCGCGCATCCGGGCCAGCAGGTCCGGGTCCGGAGTGGACCAGAGGCCGCGGTCGGCGGCTTCGGTGAGGCGTTCGATGATGCCGCGCAGGGCCCAGGGGTTGGCGTCCTTCAGGAACTGCTGGTTGACCTCGTCCAGGACGTAGGACTCGGTCAGTTTCTCGTACATCCAGTCGCCGACCACGCCGGCGGTGGCGTCGAAGCCGAAGAGGTAGTCGACGGTCGCGGCGAGTTCGAAGGCGCCCTTGTAGCCGTGCCGCCGCATGGCCGACAGCCAGCGGGGGTTCACCACCCGGGCGCGGAACACGCGGGCCGTTTCCTCGCCGAGAGTGCGGGTGCGCACGGCGTCGGGGGTGGTCGAATCGCCGACGTAAGACGTGGGTGCGGTGCCGGTCAGGGCGCGGACGGTGGCGATCATTCCGCCGTGGTACTGGAAATAGTCGTCCGAGTCGGCGATGTCGTGTTCGCGGGTGTCGGTGTTCTTCGCGGCCACCACAATCCGCTTGTACGAGGTTTCCATGTCCTCGCGGGCGGGCCGGCCGTCGAGGTCCCGGCCGTAGGCGAAACCGCCCCAGACCGCGTAGACCTCG
This Amycolatopsis sulphurea DNA region includes the following protein-coding sequences:
- a CDS encoding M20 family metallopeptidase, with translation MTHAAPVPPDDSHLRALIEATADAVAAAEPLGSGHAGAPVEVRAAVEREVHARAAELVALSQDLHAHPEEGFAEHRSVRALAELLRAHGHEVTVGLGGLDTAMRTGSSGQEGPHIAVLSEYDALPDLGHGCGHNVICTAGAGGFLGAAAVAEQLGGRVSLIGTPAEEGGGGKETLARAGVFDDVDAVIMLHPFSHDIALHPFLGRRQLEMVFHGVGAHASAQPFMGRNALDAAVAAYQGVSALRQQLPSTDRVHGVFTDGGARPNVIPARAALLFYLRSADPETLRDLARRMTAIAHGAAEMTGCGVELHWDRQPAYLPIRFNTTLAGRWTVNQAGTGRTPLPPGIVPEFLTGSTDLGNLSYRMPALHPMIAISEPTVALHTKEFAAAAGSPAGDKAVVDGALGLALTVADYLADADLRAAVHEEFEAAGGALDVPGFFD
- a CDS encoding class I SAM-dependent methyltransferase encodes the protein MVKGVTGSMDEEVRLATELLGLQPGAVVLDVACGTGRFTHAFGDAVGPDGLAIGLDGTVGMLSRALDEPYPPTVAYLRADAVQPPLESSTVDAVCCFAALHVFAEPERALDSFARAAESYCSPRRVKTGSLPDSLTQQEESSAGSGCSTAGRSRPGPRARGFQDVWERYFGLAQLVSGGLADGERSVFVGPRG
- a CDS encoding DNA-3-methyladenine glycosylase family protein: MSAPILLPIDLPIGEIAVHGAFDPAAAARQCPGSGPDAIRLAFPVDGLWLHTGAAVRRRSPCTVEAEVIAPVEVAARVVGQVSRILSLDADGSGFPEVAVRDPVVWRLMARHPGVRPVLSSSPYEAACWAVLTEGMRAAQAKRFRARLVERHGRIVEHEDFRLASFPSPAVLACLSDEPGLGWLRLARLRAVARAASEGLLDAEHLRAMPIADALAELCSIPGIGAFAAEQILQRGAGHPDLFPRADTDLHQAMREQYRLPAGTSVPELEQLAGEWRPYRSWVAYLLRLHRGRPVQEGRSERTKSADTGTFAEEGAAMN
- a CDS encoding M50 family metallopeptidase; this translates as MDQANTPSVITLVTGVVALLIVFVGGTPWRFARNVVTLVHEAGHALAAVLVGRRVQSIRLHSDTSGVTVSRGRPEGPGMAFTAMAGYVAPSVLGLLFATLVGADLVTAVLVLVALLLLGVLIMVRNAHGVFTVVASAVVLGLVALVAPTVVQAPFVYLLTWFLLFGGVRPIVELQVKRRLGQARDSDADQLGRLTGVPAVLWVLVFGVLTLSCVVSGGLWLLQPLAD
- a CDS encoding aldehyde dehydrogenase family protein, producing the protein MDEVAKAVEECARAAKAAALSLAAAGDEAVDAALLGMAERLVAHRDVVLDANRADVAKAEADGMSAGLLDRLAITPERLDGMAGQLRLLAGAPHQERSVDVSTLDGGLKLVERRRPVGVIGANYEARPNVTVDVASQLVKSRNGGVLRTGSAALGSAQRLRDVVIAPALEAAGIDPDVVQLVPRVERAAASALVRLPGLVPLVILRGSGDSTRALATEAAVHGVRTLAHADGGGVLYIDAAADAGKARDLVYASLDRLGVCNRLNLLLIHEGVHDAVWPLIETALAERRVTPSLAPHEHPIGYEWALDSEREATVTVEKVGDLTDAVEIANERTSGLAAGIATEDPDAATAFFDGYTGTGVFWNAPTRLLDGFKLLAVPETGINLDRVPGPRGPVTYTDLYVRQYAVLPA
- a CDS encoding dihydrofolate reductase family protein — its product is MTGRPHVLLSAAQSLDGYLDDASDTRLLLSNEDDFAEVDRLRAEADAILVGAGTVRADNPRLLVRSAELRQERLAAGKPEQPIKVTITAGGELDPAAHFFTTGDAPKLVYAPPGVADGLAGVATVVTIPPSEGVEVGAGADATTGGARPVEEGLVGAGGSGAARWLGDVLDDLAARGVRKLLVEGGGAVHTRFLDEGLADEVRLAVAPLIVGDPRAPRFLAGGAFPRPLELTGVRRLGDVAVLHYRAADEPSALDVRRLREAIELADRCPPSATFRVGAVIGLPDGTVLATGHSGEGDPRNHAEEAALSKVAPDDPRLAEATMYSSLEPCSARASHPKSCTQLILESPIPRVVMAWREPSLFVDCEGVEWLTAAGRRVIEVPALAADVRRVNTHLPGVRP
- a CDS encoding chitinase, producing MQRSRLAAPLVAAITVLGTAGALTATAQAQPETPSLSSNWYASAPYLMPQNNNPPDPVTVMNATGQKAFQLAFILAPDSGGCTPTWSGTTALPDDAAVAGAIGKIRGNGGDVSVSVGGYTGTKLGQTCGTVDATAAAYQQVVTKYQLKAIDFDLEEPEYENTAAIANELGAAKKLQTDNPGLFVSVTMPGTSAGTGWFGTQLLDQAKSIGFTPANFSIMPFDGGFNGASSQVSALEAFHGLLQSHLGWDSATAYAHEGFSGMNGKSDASEIFTVSDFQTVYDYATTHHLGRFTFWSVNRDRPCAGTTDNGVCSNVQQNDWDFTKFTTRFAGATPPQTNPPADPPGTCNATEWQKPQVYTGGSTVKHNGHKWTAKWWTQGEEPGATGAYGVWTDSGTC